Genomic window (Drosophila albomicans strain 15112-1751.03 chromosome X, ASM965048v2, whole genome shotgun sequence):
tttcctatttttataatatttacctTGCCTGGACGGCACTTTGAAGTATTCTGCTAATGCCAGCGTTTTGCGGCAAAAGCGGCGGGGATggacaaaattatttaagattaaatattttttttttttgtcttcttgGCCACGAGGCCTTAATACTTTTGATGTTCTGGGTGGATATACAGAATTTCTAAAGCGTCTGCTTCCTTTGCGATCTTGATTGAAAAGATCTAACCTTGATAGTGCAGATCTTAACCAGCCCAAGTGAGAGCGAAATTCACCAAATGGTGAATTTACATCTGTCACTTACAACGCTGTAACTCTCCACTGTCACCCACATATCTACGTACGCCTATGCGCGCCtaactatttaaattcaaatcctaacgtattatttatttttagggttattttaagtttttaaattttattgttgtttttttttatgtatgtatgtactgtATGGGTCCATTACATGCCTGCGGAAAATGTTTGTAACAGGCAGCCATCTCTGTcaccataaagtatatatgttcttgatcagcgtcgacagccgtctgtctgtccgtccgtccgtatgaacacctatatacatacatagatctcagagactataagaaataaagatataaatttttttcgacaacatttgttatgtatctttggctggcaatctggtatattttgcactttgtggtatattttaaacgtaATACAATATCAACATACTAAATACACTACTTGCtatttatactatttataccaaactaagaaactatgtacatatatacattggcatatatttttagtatttttgcggtatattaattcggtatattttaaaattaataccgcactgtttgggttcgagcacactcgactacaGATTTCTTACCCTCGTACATTCTAATTTAAAGCCGAGTTGAtctcttttttgtatttcacaagCTTTTCATTTAATCTGACTTCTGTGCAATGTTTATTGTATCTTTTTTGTGTGAATACCTAATGGTATTTTCACCTGCATAAATTGTGTGGCTAAATTGTAACAGCTGCTTGGCACGCTTTTGCTTCACTGTGTTAAATTGCAGAAATTATGGGAGTGCGAATTAGTTGCGAGAATTTATTCGTTGTTCAAATGTTCAAATTTGCTGGAGAATAATTGCtagaaaataaagattttactGATGCAATTAATTCATGCATATTAGTTGAAAACAGATGCATATTAACTTCACAGATGTAAATATCGCCTTGGGTTATGGCTTTCATCCATTTAATTTCTCTGCTTTAAGCGGCAATAAAATTCAATCTCTGGATTGTAATTAGTGCTCACAACTACTAGTTGAATGTTTACGACGTTAatcaaagtatttattatacaaaaatgtttgcaagggagcagaagaaaaaaatggtGGAAAGACGGCGGCTAATTGCTGTGGTCCATTTGAGGCTGGGTGTGCATTGGTCTCGTTGCAATGTTTAACCGCGCCTGCGACGCGCGTTGTTGGCACGACGTCTGCTAGCGGCgcgtctgttgctgttgttgttgcgtctGGTGTTGCGCCTGTTCTTCGTGTTGCGACTGGTCCGGCGATTGGTGCTGGTCGTCCTGCGCTTGCGAGTGGTGCGTCGCACAACTGCAGCTGCGGTGGTTGTTTCATCGTCACTTGACTCGGTTTCGGAATCCGTATCGGCGGTGGATACCGATGAATCTGTATCGGAGTCAGAATCTGTAGATGATGGTGCTGAGGAGACTGTATCTGCAGCTGCATCTGTAGCTGATGTGTCagtgtctgttgttgttggtgttgtgttTGAATCAGTGTTGGTATTACTCGCCGCATCATCGCTGGCATCATCATTGCTAGCATCATCGGTATCCTCACCTGCATCGGTGTAATCATCATCGCTATCGCCATCCGCAGCCATCACTGTGGTGGCCCATAGAGCGAGGAGGGCGAGCAACAAGAAACGCGTACTGAACTTCATTATATTCTTTCTCACTTTCAAATGGCAAACGCTAATTTGATGGCATTGTTGCCGTTGACAGTCAGTTATATACGTGTTGGGGGAGGCCAAtcgcaaaaagcaaacagcatTTGTTCAACGCTAGTTTGTTTGTTCAACTTGTCGTCGAGTATCAAAATATGTCGCGCATATAACAATAGATATGGCGATGAAAACAATGTAAACATTCTATTTTGATCATCCACCAATGTGAGTAATTACCAAGGggaataagaatatttaacaCTAAACTCGAAGTGGAAACTTCCAAACTCTTTTGCGAATTGATGCGCAAAAATTTCATGCGAACTTCTTTTGTTAGATATTTGTTCATATGAAATGTGGCAGATTAAatgaatacttttattttttatttgaatttgttgttgttgtatatatagatCTCGAATTTATTGCTTATTGCCAGTTGAATAaactcatttttaaattatgaatcAAACATTAGAAGATTGAATTTAacattcctgaaaatttgatgcgatcagataaaaagtGTTGAAGtcatttaatagaaaattatgTTCGCTGATGTCAGATCTTAGTTGCTTCGGATGTcaatacggtatattttgtgctatatggtatatattggATATAGTTGTGTATTGATATATAGTACagtatttatataccaaacataacaTATGCCagatttaagtatttttttattataagaaaagggtaacgggtatttcacagttgagcacactcgactgtagctttctaacttgtttttatttagcaCAAAAGgcatttttatataaagatatatacTATCTGGTTTTACATCTATCCCCTTTAAGAAATTAATCTTAAGCATTAATCTCAAAGAAAGTGAAATGGTAAATTTTCTAAGAAATAATCTTGCCACAAAATGAatctaataattaatatgcatttgaAAAGTGTTGCTGTCAATATCTTAAGAAAGATTACATCAAAAAAGTTAGCATAAATGTTTTTCGAATCCCGAATCACAGATTCAATGACCAATGGCTCGGTAAACCTTGAACTTTATTTTCTGATAAACACATTATTAATTTAGCATGACACCGAGAACAGATTAACAATATAATTGGGCTGGGCAATTTGCTATTTAAAGATCGATAATGGTTATATTAATAACAACTCGCCAGTTGCCATTAAGTAAActgctaaaaatataaatattcacaaTTGAAAATAGACTTGCATTGATCAATGCGATGCAGTTGCCAAGCACTTTCAATGCCCTGCATCGATTTCTGAATATGTTGTAACTGCAACTCTCTCACTAAGCTGCTGTTGATTGTCATATGCTCAGTGTAGGGTAATCGTGAGGGCATTTTACTATATAAGCCTAGACGAAAGACAcaaacgacagcaacagctaccTCAGCAGTTCCATCTTCCAGCCATGCGCTTCTTCTCGGTCTTCTGCATTCTTGTGATCCTTGCGGTTGCGGTCATAACTGGCGGCGAAGCCAACTGTTGGACCCCTCCCAAGTGCAAGCCCACACCCTGCAGGCCAGTGACCAAGTGTCCACCTGTTACCAAGTGTCCGCCAGTGGTCACCAAGTGTCCTCCAGTGGTCACCAAGTGCCCGCCTGTTACCAAGTGCCCTGTGGTTACAAAGTCTCCTCCAGTGGTCACCAAGTGTCCACCAGTGGTGACGAAGTCTCCTCCAGTGGTCACCAAGTGTCCGCCAGTGACTAAGTGCCCGCCTGTGGTGACCAAGCGTCCTCCAGTGGTGACCAAGTCTCCACCGGTGGTTACAAAGTCTCCCACAACCCAACCCAAGCCATGCGGTAAGAACCCGAAGAAGCCCTGCGGCAAGCACCCAAAGAAATCTTGTGACAAGCACCCAAAGAAATCTTGTGACAAGCACCCAAAAAAATCTTGTGGTAAAGACACTAAGAAATCCTGTGGCAAGCACTCTAAGAAATCTTGTGACAAGAACCCCAAGAAGTCTTGTGACAAGAACCCCAAGAAGTCTTGTGACAAGAACCCCAAGAAGTCTTGTGGACACACCACAAAGAGATCTTCTGGACACACCACAAAGAGATCTTCTGGACACACCACAAAGAGATCTTCTGGACAGACCACAAAGAGATCTTCTGGACACACCACAAAGAGATCTTCTGAACCCAAGAAATCCTGCGAGAAGACCCCAAAGAAATCCTGCGAGAAGAACCCAAAGAAATCCTGCGAGAAGACCCCAAAGAAATCCTGTGAGAAGACCCCAAAGAAATCCTGCGAGAAGAACCCAAAGAAATCCTGCGAGAAGACCCCAAAGAAATCCTGCGAGAAGACCccaaagaaattcaaatgttAAACTCTCTGACTGACTGATGGATCATTTCCGTTTTACCTGATCGAATTTATTGCTTTGTGTAtagttgttatattttttgttttgttttgcacgATTATGGTTCTACTTGTTgatgaatttataattgtgtAGTAAATAAAGTTTctgcatatttaatatgttttcttttttattgaaagtggGCGGGAAAGCAAACCAAATGTAAAGGGGTCCTAGATTTCGActcaaaatcaataaatgatTGGTAATTctaaattattatgattatgaacATAATCATATATTGTGTTTACGAATTGAAATATCGAAATTAACTTAACATAGTTAAGTCAACTTagttacatatttaatttgaatatgacCAAATTTCAATATCGGTTTTAGCTTAGCAAGTGGAGTTGTTCTCAATAAACTCTATAATTTAATAGAAGTTAACTTTTAGatgcaatatataatattgacgaatttttatttaaatcacttTAGATTTAGAAATTTAGCTAGAAATGCATTAATATGCACAATCTATCTATATACgcattaactttaattaagAATCTCTATAAAAGacaataattatgaaattgaatCGATAAATTCCTATCACGGGTTGCTTTATTCGCTTTAGCGTGAAATTCATGCATATTCCGAAAAACGAATTTCAACATAAGGCAACGTTACAAAAACATACAATATCACTTTTCAGattgtatttttatgcatatgtatgtatttgtataatatttcaaaGGGCATATTAGTCTCATTGAAAAtagtataaaaacaattttgaattttatgattattatgatCAATTGATGTGCTTTGAATTCGAAAGAGAGTAAGTTAAATGAACTTGTACTTTCACTTCTCGAAATAGCTCATAATAAACGCAGAATACCCTTTAAAAATTCGCGTAAAAATTTGGATATGTTATGTGGAAAAAAGAATCTTCGTTTTGATATTTGCTGTGAAACAAGTTTTCGTTGCgcaaaaaagttttgtgttgttttcttcttttttttattttattttgttggttgtcAGTTACGCAACATGCAATCGACTGTTGGCCCAAGCACccatatgtgtgagtgtgtgtgtgtgtgtgtgtgtttgtgtggcatGCAGATTTCTATCAATTTTCACGCCCAATTGGATCTGTCACCCCAAACCATATGCACTCTGAATAATGCGTGGACAATTTGATTTACATAATTTCCATTGATGGCAATCAACTGTTGCGTcttttcccacacacacacacacacacacacacacatacacaccgcAGACTCTGCAGTCGAATGAATCTGGGCAGCAGCTCGAGGCAAAACCCTTTCAGGACAAACACTTTTGTCACATTTCCGCTAAGCTGCTCAGACGGTCTGAAACTCTGCTGTTCGTTTACTTCGTCCTGCCATCTTCAGTTCAGTTTGTTTCGGTTCGGTTTCCTTGTCTCCCTTCtgtcttctctctctcactctctctcttatcTACATTCCATATTCTCTCAGACCATTTTTTGGATGGAGGAGAAGGTCCTCGACAATAATTTACGCTTGAATGACGCTTCGTTATTGCTAGTCATTGAACTTCAGCAAATGTGGGCGTATGTCACAAGTGGGCGTGCTTTccatatgcgtgtgtgtgtgtattgctgGACAAGTCACAGCTTAATCCGATGAGAGCGAAAAGagaatttgctttttatttatagctgCACCTTTAGCGGGGCTCGCATTTGCCAGCCCCCAAAAATAACTTGCATTTAATCAATAtgtttgtacatatgtatgtatgtgtgcataaaAACTGGCAAATGGCATCACGATTTTATTTGTCAGAGAActgaaaatactgaaaaactCAATACTATTATATCAACACAAGTAACAATCGAGAAAAGTTTAACGGAaatacatactacatatattCTCTATATAAATACGCCTTCATGTGTATCGTTTGCTCGCTGCGATTGATTAACGCAGCCTGCCTTTAACAATGGAATGaatatcttttgtttttattcatcAATTTGCATATCGGAAAAAGGCTTTATTTTAACTTCAATGTCGCAACTGATGCTTGCAATTACAAGTCTATTTAATTGACGATTAAATTGACTTTCTTCGgtgcaaacaaattgaaataattgatAGTTTGTAATAAAATGGTATCAAGTGACTTCTTAAATTTCGAGACTGAAACagtttttcttatttcaattaaagtaaatagttattaaatgaaatgagttagttacaaaattatataaataaatgtaagatTTACGTAAACATAccaaagagtgcaaaatataacatattgtCGTTATATGttcaggaattataaaaattatatttattatagtatgtatgaaacaaacttgatatgcATGCCACCATTATAAAGAACAATTATATGtctatatcttatagtctctgagatctaggtgttcatagaGACTGACAGGCATGCAGACAGAAGGACATAgctaatcaaaaatatattcggAAATGCCTGCCGACTTCTACCTTTTTTATACATTACGAGGAGGCACAATCTTATATTACCCTTCTAGTCTATggaaatttacatataaaaatatgtaaacaacTTGATAaaagttttagtttaaaatagaaaattgaaaatatacatatttttttataaagtgctaacttttcataaaaatatccAAAAAGCATTCAAAAACTTATCAAGCTGAATGACTAATTTACTTAATGTCTGGAAGTGATAAATGAATttgcaaactttttaaaataatttcaaaaaagatttaaaatcGATAAACTTAATACCGcctattttgttttaaacttttaaaaaataacagaacATGTATTGTATGAAAGCATTTGAAAGTCGTCACAAAAAGCTTTGAACTTTCGCATGCTTAAAGCTATCAAAAGCTGTGCCCAAGTTATTTAAGCTTTGTGCTTTGCAACGGAAATCATTTTCGGAACCGGCTATGCAAGCTTTAAGCTTTCACAATTTCACCACAGTGGAAAAGCTCAACGTGCTACACGTATCCGGGACTACTGGGCGAATGAGCTATTTTACAACCATATATGGCAATTGCGGCCACTTACTGCTTTAGCTTATCTTACACCGCATCAATTACGGGCAGCAGATGCACAAATCACTTGGCTATGCAATTGACATAATAAGGGTTGACAGTTAATTTGTGAACTACAAACGATTAAACATGTTAAAGAcctatcaataaatataatgacaaatacatttccatttccatttccttgCTCCCTGCTGCCAAAAGGGAAATAGTATGTCAACGTTCATGTTTAACATAATTTTCTCAGTTAATGAGCAGATTATTGGTAATTTGTCTAGCAGagctttttttttcgaaaaaagtTTGTCAACtgattttacaaaaaaaacgagTAGAGGAAATTGCGTTTCGTTCCGTTGAAGACTGTTAGAAGCAAACGAAAAAGAGAAGATAAAAATTactatgaattttattttattatttacaactttataaaatgtattacaaaatttactaattgaatttcaaatttgatttaaagtcTGATAAATATCTcgtatgcatatttaaatttgatttaaagtcTGATAAATATCTTGTATGCATATTCAGAGCaagtattttgcaattttgtaaTTCTTGCATCGCTCATATTGCTTAATTAGTATAAAAAGCATGGAGTAATGGAAGTATTTAGTGTGGTTTCGATTCTTTACGTTCGAGCAATAGAATTTTGCTATAATAACTTGTTTTCAcaagaatttaataaactcGGGCGAGAGTTATGCAAGGCGAGTTCACCTAAACAATGTGGAATGCAGAATATCAAATTAGGATTAATATGAGTATGAGTacgagtatgagtatgagcaaaatgcaaatcagTTATTCTTCGCCTTTCCCCCTCGGTGGCATATTAACATTTAGTTCAACTGGATACTTATGTATTGAAGATTGAAGCAGAGATGAGTAGcgaattaaatgcaaaattcaaattgaaaattttggcattttcacAGCTGAGCAACGACTAGCTTTATAAGAGTTTATTAATACtgatataaattattgattaattaCATATTCTcttatttctctcttttcctcTACTTTCAGGTAAGTTTTGCAACTTCATTAACTACATACTTTATTGGGTGGCGACGAGATTGCAAATTTCGCACAGGTGACAACTTTTAATTACCGTAAGTACAGTGCGTGGTGAAAATATTATGTCACGGGGAGGTGAAATTCATTATGATTATATCGTGGGCACCCATACACTTGGTAATGAACCTGCCACACATTTGTGGTCAATAGTGCGAGTTCTTGTTGCAGTGGCAGGTGAACTGAGTGCAACGATTTGCTCAACACTTTATGATTGAGTTGCATAGATTAAAGGGCATCTCAGCAACATGTTCAATCACATATACACACTGACATCCTTTGCCATTGCAATTATGAAACTATCAATAACAaaagctgtagctgttgctgttgctgttggtgttgcatgcaacaaagCGTCTGCAGCACAGCTATTATACTGAAAGGCAACCACAAAGTTGAGCTTGACgggcaaaaaggaaaatagtaaagagcagcaacagcgactgcaataaaaacaaactcatTTAACTTTCGAATGGGGTCATAAACTGAGCTCAGAACTGAAAACGAAATGGCCTGAGCAACTGATAAGAATGGAATccaatgaatatatattaaaaactacaaattatttgtaatgtGCTAATATCTAATATTATTGTAAGAAGTCACAGAAGAGTCTTTTCTGACTCTCAGTTGGTTTACCTTATCTCATATTGTTCTGATTTGTGCATTAGAGAGACTTATCAGCAGAGACTTATCAAACTCGGAGTCTCTAactattgtattatttatttacatacatatatgtaaatgcgTTTTCTTgtgattataaaatatatgtttaactCTTCTATACTTTGTCCTTTTTTGAAGGGAATTTCTAAGCTTGTCCAgttgtgtgtggcaaagtgaatttcaaatttgtagcGAGTCCAAGGCTAACCGACTtttgctgccacacacacacacacacacacacacacacacacacacacacacacacacacacacacacacacacacacacacacacacacacacacacacacacacacacacacacacacacacacacacaacagacacacacacacattggaAAGCTCACAAGTGTTACATTTGTTTGTGCCGCATTGTTGGTTTAATTAGGTAATCGGCTTCTGTTTTCCCTTTGCAGTTTGCATTTCCAACTGCTGTGCGAGTCGATCTCTAAAGCCAGACAAAAAACACTTGCTCAAACGTTGAGAGAGaacaactttaactttattgTTTGATGATGAAATGACTTTAATGTAAACTTGTTGCCAGCACATAAAGATTTCGCTGGCGTTtactattttttctttttttgtaagttaaatttgttttatggcaTCGTTAGCATCATTCTCTATGGGGacaataaatgtgtgtgtgtgtgtgtgtgtgctaattttgttaataatacgCCGTGTTGCACAAGCTGCAATAAAATGCTTGTGAAAACAATCTGCAAATCCACAATCCACACAGCCGCATGCACTGCAATCGTCACCTCATCACCTCAGCTCTCCATTGTTGTCAGCCGGGCTCTATAACTAATGCGTGTCTGGGatttgccagcagcaacatcatcgtcgtccccatcatcatcaacgtCGTAAgcagcgactgctgctgctgctgctgttgctgttgctgttgctgctctacCTTCTGCTGATGGCCCATCATTAATAGCAACCGTCGGGCAGCCAACATGTTGGGCTAGAAACACGCTTGGCAACATGTTGGAAGCGCTCGCCTgggtcgtatacgtaatcgaGCTCGAGAGCACAGTGGTGtgagtttgctgctgctgctgtcgagtCTTCGCCTTTGCTTTGTGTGCGGCATTTCCGTTTGTTTCGAGTACTGAACTTTGCACTTGctattttttgaaataacaataattgatTGTAGAGATATTGGAAATAGTTCGATAAGTTGATCTTTACTCTCTTTCAGACATCACTCTTTACTTAACTCTACTTTATTTGAGCTCTTGTCTCTTTCTATCTGTTTCAGAGTTtctacattttattgtttcatatcacaaaatttgcaattttctctGTGTTTTACTCCTCCTCTGCCTTTGCTCTACTCTCCCTTATTTTCATTGCAACCTTTTCAAACTCATTTTCTCACCCTTTTCACGTCTCACTTAATTTCTATTCCGCTCGATAGAACAATATGATATGCCAATTATTTGAAGTGCATTGTCTTTTGTCCAGTCGAATGCCCCGCacagtggttgttgttgttcgtatAGCATTACAAATTTGCATGCTGTGTGCCAGGGGACAAACAAATCCAAATGAAATAGCGCACTAGTTTATGTGTTTAGTTTTCAGCAAagtaatttgcaaattgctatgaatatgtaaattgtaaattgctcCACTGTGCGGCAATGTTGCTACGGTTTTTGCTACGGTCATGTAGCATTTTGctgcagtttatttatttgcacttctgtttgcttttgttgtgctttgtttGCACTTTGTTTGCGAAGCGCGCGCGTTGCTCgcgctgccagcagcagcagcagcttttgttgcatgccacaaggAGTcgatgctgcagcagcacttTCACTCAcgtctccacacacacacacacacacacagaaattgTGGGTGTTTGCTGGTTCGTCTTCTTTTTGTTCGCAACATGTTGAAAGCGAACGCCATGTGAAACGAACCGCTGCCGAACTTGGCCGTCGCCAGTCACGAACCGTTGCCGCTTGTCAGTTGCGTAGCAAACGTCTAGCGTGAAGGTTTAGCACCAGCGAGATTCCAAAacgtcaacaaaaaaaaagaaacgaataTATTGTGTACAAACCGCCGGCAGAATTTCCTAGcaccagcaccagcagcagcagcagcacgtgcaacaacaacaacaacaacaactacaacgattggcaactggcaacaagcaattgcaacaaatatCAACGTCAACAACACAAAAGCGTCCCGGTGTGTAAAACTCGTGCACAATTTGACTATGCTcgcaatttgttttcttttttttttgttcagttttttttgtagtgtaacgtatgtgtgtgtgtgtgtatgatgtgtgcgtatgtgtgtctgtgtgtttgtcgcGTGTTGAGTGCCGAAGGtgctttaaaaatgaaaaaaaatcaaatcaaagtgCACAGCCCTGGAACTGTGaagtgaaaaatgaaatgaaaacgcaaataaaaaaaaaaaatgtaaaatacaaaaaaaaaaaaaaaaacaaaagaggaAGAAAAGCGAGACACACTTGTAGCAATTAGTGGCAAGAAGACGAGTGTCAGCGCCATTTTCGGGGGCCAAATGGACTTGTTGCAGAGCGCAGACACacaaaccataaaaaaaataaaaatcagcaTCGACTGTATagaagaaaacacaaaaaagtcgcagcaattgcaatcgtgtttttttttgtcagccTTTTT
Coding sequences:
- the LOC127565379 gene encoding pre-intermoult gene 1 protein isoform X2, which produces MKFSTRFLLLALLALWATTVMAADGDSDDDYTDADSSVSTADTDSETESSDDETTTAAAVVRRTTRKRRTTSTNRRTSRNTKNRRNTRRNNNSNRRAASRRRANNARRRRG
- the LOC127565379 gene encoding pre-intermoult gene 1 protein isoform X1 produces the protein MKFSTRFLLLALLALWATTVMAADGDSDDDYTDADTDTSATDAAADTVSSAPSSTDSDSDTDSSVSTADTDSETESSDDETTTAAAVVRRTTRKRRTTSTNRRTSRNTKNRRNTRRNNNSNRRAASRRRANNARRRRG